Sequence from the Nocardiopsis sp. YSL2 genome:
ACGCGAACGCGGGGTCGGGGTCCCACCGCGGCTCGGGGGAGGCGACGACCACCCGGTCGCCGCCCGCGTTCTCCCCGGCGATCATCGCGGTCTCGGCGGCGAAGCGCTGGAGGGCGAGCGCGGTCTGGCCGGGGCCCCCGGTCGGCGCCGACAGCACGTCGGTGAGGCCGTCGTCGGCGACCAGGCCGACCCGCTCCACGCCCTCCTCGTCGCCCTCCAGGGACGGCAGCGGGGTCTGGGCGGTCGGGGTGGTGGAGAGCCACTCGGCCGGGGGAAGTGTCGGATCGCGGAGCACGAAGCGCTCGGCGCCGCTCTCGGCCAGCAGCGCGTAGACGGCCTCGTCCATCACCCCGCCGGGCGGGGCGGCGTAGGCGCCGTCGGCCTCCGTCGCCAGCGCGCGCTGGACGGCCTCCCGGCCGACACGGACGGCGGCCTCGGCGTCGGAGCCCATGTCGTTGTGGATCAGCGCGGCGAGGTCGGCGGAGGCGTAGGGCGTGGCCACGACGGTGTCCTGGGGCAGCACCCGGCGGGCCTCGCGCAGCCAGACTTGGGCGGACTGATCGGCCTCGAACCGCTCGACGGCCGGGTCGGAACCGGCGGGGACCTCGTCCAGGTCCTCCACGACCGAGTACTCCCGGGAGGCCAGGCGCACGATGTCGTCCAGCGTGCCGGGATCGACGGCCCAGGTCAGGGGGACGCCCTCGGCGCGGGTCGGCTCGGCGTCGTCCTCGTCCCCGGCGTCCTCGCCGTCGGTCTCCTGCTCCTCGCCCTCCTCGTCCTCCGCGGGGGCCTCGGCCCCGTCCTCGGCGGCCTCCTCACCGGTCGCCTCCTCGGTGGGCAGGCCCTCCGCGGTCTCCTCGGCCGTGGGCTCGTCGGGAAGCGGCGTCCCTTCCTGGTCCTCCCCCAGACCGAGGAGTTCGATCAGGTCGTCCTCACCGGCGTCGAAGGACAGGGTGGTCTGCGCGCCGGCGGCCAGCAGCCGGCTCAGGCGGCCGTCCGCGGCGACCTCGTCGGGGATACGCGTGCTCAGGAAGGTGTCGTCGTCCGCGCGCTGGGGGTCCGCGATGAGCGGCCACACCCAGGCGATGTCGACGGAGGGGACGTCGTCGCCGTCCGTGTAGGGGAGGAAGGTGTACTGCGCGCCCACGACCCCGCCGTCGCCGTCGACGGCCTCGATGACCATCGGGTAGACGCCGTAGCCCGACAGCCCGAGTTCCTCGATCGGTGTGCTGAGCGCGAAGTCCCCGTCCGACTCCGGCTCCAGGGTGCCGAGACCGTCCTCCTCCGGGCCCTCCGCGTTCGGCTGCCAGCCCGAGCCGGAGGCGAACTCGTCCAGCTCGTCGCGGCCGCTGAAGGGGTGGCGCGAGTAGCGCATGCGAACGGTGACGTCGTCCAGCTCGGCGTCGGTGGTGTTGGTCACCCGGCCGACCACGCGCAGGGTGCTGTCGTCGTCGACCGCGTCGGGCGTGATGCGTTCGACGACGAGCGGCTCGGCGGTGTCCTCGGCCTGGGGCGCCGCCCCGACGGACGAGTGCGCGGCCGGGATCGGGAAGAGCGCGGCGGTCATGGCCGTGACCGCGGCGGCGGAGACAATTCGACGCAACGCTTGACCGGTTTCCTGACTCGGGTCCAGGTAGCCGCCCCGCCGGGCGTACGCACACGGGGCGGAGACGGTCGGAGCACCCGCACGGCGCGCTCGGCGGACGCGGGCCGGGTGGACGCGAGGAGACGGAGGCGTCCTACCACTGCCCCCGAAGATACCTCGTTCCCGGCCCCCGGGCGCTGGCGCGGCCCGGCGCCCGCGCAGCCGCAGGGGTGACCCACCCTCTCACCGAACACCGTGTGCCCACCAGTGCCGACGCGGTCCGGCGGACGAGTCAGGAGGGAGGAGGCGGGGTGTTCGCGCGTGATCACCTAATCTGCGTGGTGTGCCGAACACAGAGTTTTCGAGTGAGACCGACACCGTCAAGCAGGAGGAATCGGGGACGAACCGCCCCGCGGGGACACTGACGGGCGAGCAGAGAGCGGCGGTCACCGCACTGCTCGACGCCGTGCGCCCCGTCTCCGACGAGCTCGGCGAACGCTTCGCCGCGCACGACCAGCAGCTCGCCGTCGTCGGCGGCCCGGTGCGTGACGCGCTCCTGGGGAGAACCTCCAATGATGTGGACCTCACCACGGACGCCGTCCCCCAGCGCATCCTCGAACTGGTCGACGGCTGGGCCGACTCCGTGTGGACCGTCGGTATCGAGTTCGGCACGGTCGGGCTGCGCAAGAAGGGCCTGCAGGTGGAGGTCACCACCTACCGCAGCGAGGCCTACTCCCCGAAGTCGCGCAAGCCGGACGTCCACTACGGAGACAACATCCACGACGACCTGCTGCGCCGCGACTTCACGGTGA
This genomic interval carries:
- a CDS encoding DUF6049 family protein is translated as MRRIVSAAAVTAMTAALFPIPAAHSSVGAAPQAEDTAEPLVVERITPDAVDDDSTLRVVGRVTNTTDAELDDVTVRMRYSRHPFSGRDELDEFASGSGWQPNAEGPEEDGLGTLEPESDGDFALSTPIEELGLSGYGVYPMVIEAVDGDGGVVGAQYTFLPYTDGDDVPSVDIAWVWPLIADPQRADDDTFLSTRIPDEVAADGRLSRLLAAGAQTTLSFDAGEDDLIELLGLGEDQEGTPLPDEPTAEETAEGLPTEEATGEEAAEDGAEAPAEDEEGEEQETDGEDAGDEDDAEPTRAEGVPLTWAVDPGTLDDIVRLASREYSVVEDLDEVPAGSDPAVERFEADQSAQVWLREARRVLPQDTVVATPYASADLAALIHNDMGSDAEAAVRVGREAVQRALATEADGAYAAPPGGVMDEAVYALLAESGAERFVLRDPTLPPAEWLSTTPTAQTPLPSLEGDEEGVERVGLVADDGLTDVLSAPTGGPGQTALALQRFAAETAMIAGENAGGDRVVVASPEPRWDPDPAFASGVLAATEELPWLSPERLDDVDLADESDREDTRRGLTYPDAEDELSSTYLSQIEDVNQDVRLFNSVLVGGADPFRPAVLRLESAYWRDREAPAGLARSLVANTLQDHREDVRIIPGEPVTLASRTGITGILVANDLEEETVYVHLSVFSANSERLAIGEYTQRFEIAPGAKTTVYVPLSARINGRTELYVSLQNAEGEPISSQDTLIPVNATGLGTQALLISGIGLLILVAALAPRALRKWARRRTARSAEDTEDTEDTEDAEGGDGGTPTDDEAAGTADSEGATADPVDGAPSGTGDDGTERSAQADAAEEATDPDPRGNEHPPPRKPDGPGR